A genomic region of Caulobacter vibrioides contains the following coding sequences:
- a CDS encoding CTP synthase, with amino-acid sequence MTRYIFITGGVVSSLGKGLASAALGALLQARGYKVRLRKLDPYLNVDPGTMSPYQHGEVFVTDDGAETDLDLGHYERFTGVSATKADNITTGQIYKTIIEKERRGDYLGATVQVIPHVTNEIKDFVLSPAMDETGEKAVDFVLVEIGGTVGDIEGLPFFEAIRQLRQDLPRGQSCYVHLTLLPFIKTAGEMKTKPTQHSVKELRSIGIQPDILLCRCEQEIPPEEKRKIAQFCNVRPSAVIQAMDSSSIYAVPIDYHEQGLDAEVLDVFGMRDAPAPDLTRWKTIDDTVQHPDGEVTIAVVGKYTVLKDAYKSLIEALHHGGLANKVKVNLDWVESETFEGDEGAAAARLENAHAIMVPGGFGERGAEGKIRAAQFARERKVPYFGICFGMQMAVIETLRNVAGIKDASSSEFGPTERPVVGIMTEWIKGNETVQRRANDDLGGTMRLGAYDAVLTTGSKIAEIYGATEISERHRHRYEVNIGYVHLMEDAGLKLTGRSPNGVLPEIVERDDHPWFIGVQYHPELKSRPFAPHPLFASFIAAAKEHGRLV; translated from the coding sequence ATGACGCGGTACATCTTCATCACCGGCGGCGTGGTTTCCTCGCTTGGCAAAGGTTTGGCCTCGGCGGCGCTCGGCGCGCTGCTTCAAGCGCGTGGCTACAAGGTCCGCCTCCGTAAGCTCGACCCCTATCTCAACGTCGATCCGGGCACGATGAGCCCGTATCAGCACGGCGAGGTCTTCGTGACCGACGACGGGGCGGAAACCGACCTGGACCTTGGCCACTACGAGCGCTTCACCGGCGTGTCGGCGACCAAGGCCGACAACATCACCACCGGCCAGATCTACAAGACGATCATCGAGAAGGAGCGCCGCGGCGACTATCTGGGCGCGACCGTCCAGGTGATCCCGCACGTCACCAACGAGATCAAGGACTTCGTCCTGTCGCCGGCCATGGACGAGACGGGCGAGAAGGCCGTCGACTTCGTGCTGGTCGAGATCGGCGGCACGGTCGGCGACATCGAGGGCCTGCCGTTCTTCGAAGCCATCCGCCAGCTGCGTCAGGACCTGCCGCGCGGCCAGAGCTGCTATGTGCACCTGACCCTGCTGCCGTTCATCAAGACGGCCGGCGAGATGAAGACCAAGCCGACCCAGCACTCGGTCAAGGAGCTGCGCTCGATCGGTATCCAGCCGGACATCCTGCTGTGCCGCTGCGAGCAGGAGATCCCGCCGGAGGAAAAGCGCAAGATCGCCCAGTTCTGCAACGTGCGGCCCAGCGCGGTGATCCAGGCGATGGACTCATCGTCCATCTACGCCGTGCCGATCGACTATCACGAGCAGGGCCTGGACGCCGAAGTGCTCGATGTGTTCGGCATGCGCGATGCGCCGGCTCCGGACCTGACGCGCTGGAAGACCATCGACGACACCGTCCAGCATCCCGACGGCGAGGTCACCATCGCCGTCGTGGGCAAGTACACGGTGCTGAAGGACGCCTACAAGTCGCTGATCGAGGCTCTCCACCACGGGGGCCTGGCCAACAAGGTCAAGGTCAACCTCGACTGGGTCGAGAGCGAGACCTTCGAGGGCGACGAGGGGGCGGCTGCGGCCCGTCTTGAGAACGCCCACGCCATCATGGTGCCCGGCGGCTTCGGCGAGCGGGGCGCGGAGGGCAAGATCCGCGCGGCCCAGTTCGCCCGGGAGCGGAAGGTGCCGTATTTCGGTATCTGCTTTGGCATGCAGATGGCCGTCATCGAGACCCTGCGGAACGTCGCCGGCATCAAGGACGCCAGCTCCAGCGAATTCGGACCCACCGAGCGTCCGGTCGTCGGCATCATGACCGAGTGGATCAAGGGCAATGAGACCGTCCAGCGCCGCGCCAATGACGATCTGGGCGGTACGATGCGTCTGGGGGCCTATGACGCGGTCCTGACGACCGGTTCGAAGATCGCCGAGATCTATGGGGCCACCGAGATCAGCGAGCGCCACCGCCACCGCTACGAGGTCAATATCGGCTACGTCCACCTGATGGAGGACGCGGGCCTGAAACTGACCGGTCGCTCGCCCAATGGCGTACTGCCCGAAATCGTCGAGCGGGACGACCATCCGTGGTTCATCGGGGTCCAATATCACCCGGAACTGAAGAGCCGTCCGTTCGCCCCGCACCCGCTTTTCGCCAGTTTCATCGCTGCGGCGAAGGAGCACGGACGCCTTGTCTGA
- the rpmF gene encoding 50S ribosomal protein L32 has protein sequence MAVPKRKTSPSRRNMRRSHHALGANSFIEDKDTGELRRPHHVDLKTGMYNGKQILTPKED, from the coding sequence ATGGCCGTTCCTAAAAGAAAAACTTCGCCTTCTCGCCGGAACATGCGCCGGTCGCACCACGCCCTGGGCGCTAACTCGTTCATTGAGGACAAGGACACGGGCGAGCTGCGCCGTCCGCACCATGTCGATCTGAAGACCGGCATGTACAACGGCAAGCAGATCCTGACGCCGAAGGAAGACTAA
- a CDS encoding retropepsin-like aspartic protease, translating into MFTRRALAGGLGSILAGPSLSALPTHAEAASQTPPIVTTDELAGKAGQEPMIILDASLDSDARLTVATTINGVAGFRFVVDTGADRTVLTPGLVERLGLLRGPDVVVHGATGAVTCPTALVRTLRAGETGLTDSILPVLPYDRIGADGLLGVDALEGRNVVIDFRKNQLEVRRSAPSFEPYTSSREVSVSANSRYGRLTLADSRIAGAKSLAFIDSGGGVSIGNMALARSIAAKRRRSSDQVQRIRLLTASGEIQLGEFRIIPTIKMGDLRLTNAPMAFADLHVFNHWGLNERPVALFGVDLLRLFARVELDFGAGKVLFRLGQGGFPTVLQA; encoded by the coding sequence ATGTTCACACGCCGCGCACTGGCCGGGGGACTGGGATCGATACTGGCCGGGCCGAGCCTCTCGGCTCTGCCTACGCACGCCGAGGCGGCAAGCCAAACGCCCCCGATCGTCACGACCGACGAATTGGCGGGCAAGGCCGGCCAAGAGCCGATGATCATCCTTGACGCATCCCTCGACAGCGACGCCCGGCTCACGGTGGCCACGACGATCAATGGCGTGGCGGGGTTCCGATTCGTGGTCGACACCGGCGCCGACAGGACGGTTCTGACCCCTGGCCTGGTCGAGCGCCTTGGGCTGCTGCGAGGGCCCGATGTGGTCGTCCACGGCGCCACCGGCGCGGTCACATGTCCGACGGCGCTGGTGCGTACGCTGCGCGCCGGCGAGACCGGACTGACCGACAGCATTCTTCCGGTCCTGCCCTACGATCGGATTGGCGCCGATGGCCTGCTCGGCGTCGACGCTCTTGAGGGGCGGAACGTGGTCATCGACTTTCGCAAGAACCAGCTTGAGGTCCGCCGTAGCGCGCCCAGCTTCGAGCCCTACACCAGCTCGCGTGAGGTCTCGGTCTCGGCGAATTCGCGATACGGGCGGCTAACGCTGGCCGACTCTCGGATCGCGGGGGCCAAGTCGCTGGCCTTTATCGACTCCGGGGGCGGGGTCAGCATCGGCAACATGGCGCTGGCCCGCTCGATCGCGGCGAAGCGACGCCGATCTTCGGATCAGGTTCAACGGATCCGCTTGCTCACCGCCAGCGGCGAAATTCAGTTGGGCGAGTTCCGCATCATCCCCACCATCAAGATGGGCGACTTACGGCTGACCAACGCGCCGATGGCGTTCGCGGATCTGCACGTCTTCAATCACTGGGGCCTCAACGAGCGGCCCGTAGCCCTGTTCGGGGTCGACCTGCTCAGGCTCTTCGCGCGGGTAGAATTGGATTTCGGCGCCGGAAAGGTGCTGTTCCGCCTGGGGCAGGGCGGCTTTCCGACCGTGCTCCAGGCGTGA
- a CDS encoding enoyl-CoA hydratase, translating to MLLIERRGSVAVVTLNRPEAMNALSKALRLALHDAMIQLDQDPDVSVVILTGAGDRAFTAGLDLKELGGDPAAMGAANDQDARSNPVRAVETCRKPVIGAINGVAITGGFELALACDVLLASENARFADTHARVGIMPGWGLSQKLSRLIGPYRAKELSLTGNFLDARTAADWGLVNRVTTASDLMPTALRMADEMASIPVDALSFYKALIDDGYALAFGDGLSLEHKRSSARNRAVTPEAVEQRRRQVMERGRGQ from the coding sequence ATGCTGTTGATCGAACGACGCGGATCGGTGGCGGTTGTGACGCTGAACCGACCTGAAGCCATGAACGCGCTCTCCAAGGCCCTCCGCTTGGCGCTCCATGACGCCATGATCCAGCTTGACCAGGATCCGGACGTCAGCGTGGTGATCCTGACGGGCGCCGGCGATCGGGCCTTCACCGCCGGACTGGATCTGAAGGAACTCGGTGGCGATCCCGCCGCTATGGGCGCGGCGAACGATCAGGACGCGCGCTCGAACCCAGTTCGCGCGGTTGAAACCTGCCGCAAACCCGTGATCGGAGCGATCAACGGTGTAGCGATCACGGGCGGCTTTGAGCTGGCGCTGGCCTGCGACGTCCTGCTGGCCTCGGAGAACGCGCGGTTCGCCGACACCCATGCTCGCGTCGGCATCATGCCGGGCTGGGGACTTTCGCAAAAGCTCTCGCGCCTCATCGGTCCCTACCGCGCCAAAGAGCTGTCCCTGACCGGCAACTTCCTGGACGCCCGCACCGCCGCCGACTGGGGGCTGGTCAATCGGGTGACGACCGCCAGCGACCTCATGCCGACGGCGCTAAGGATGGCCGATGAAATGGCCAGCATCCCGGTGGACGCCCTGTCCTTCTACAAGGCCCTGATCGACGACGGATACGCCCTGGCGTTCGGCGACGGGCTGTCGCTCGAGCACAAGCGATCAAGCGCTCGCAATCGCGCGGTGACGCCCGAGGCTGTCGAACAGCGGCGACGCCAGGTCATGGAGCGCGGTCGAGGCCAGTAG